In the Hordeum vulgare subsp. vulgare chromosome 7H, MorexV3_pseudomolecules_assembly, whole genome shotgun sequence genome, one interval contains:
- the LOC123411196 gene encoding agamous-like MADS-box protein AGL61: MTQPPLGKKTKGRQRRENRRVEDKESRQVTFSKRKSGLWKKAAELAILCRASLAIVVFSEAGKAFAFGSPSTDAVLGCADVDGDGALAPVPAADDVEWEALEALCRETEAMGVEVAAEAQRMSAVGKKVVEVQTQAGKRFWWEADVEALGEAELPVFARALQRLRDNVRRHADKMPSAAPPLQ; this comes from the coding sequence ATGACGCAGCCGCCGCTCGGCAAGAAGACCAAGGGGCGGCAGCGCAGGGAGAACCGCCGGGTGGAGGACAAGGAGTCCCGGCAGGTGACCTTCTCCAAGCGCAAGTCCGGGCTCTGGAAGAAGGCCGCGGAGCTCGCCATTCTCTGCCGCGCCAGCCTCGCCATCGTCGTCTTCTCCGAGGCCGGCAAGGCGTTCGCCTTCGGCAGCCCCTCCACCGACGCCGTCCTGGGATGCGCCGACGTGGACGGCGACGGCGCCCTCGCTCCTGTTCCTGCTGCTGACGACGTGGAGTGGGAGGCCCTGGAGGCGCTGTGCCGGGAGACGGAGGCCATGGGCGTGGAGGTCGCGGCGGAGGCCCAGCGGATGAGCGCCGTCGGGAAGAAGGTGGTGGAGGTACAGACGCAGGCGGGGAAGCGCTTCTGGTGGGAGGCGGACGTCGAGGCGCTCGGGGAGGCGGAGCTGCCCGTGTTCGCCAGGGCGCTCCAGCGCCTCCGGGACAACGTGCGCCGCCACGCCGACAAGATGCCCTCCGCTGCTCCACCGCTGCAGTAG